The following proteins are co-located in the Streptomyces bottropensis ATCC 25435 genome:
- a CDS encoding alkaline phosphatase D family protein yields the protein MSHRPPSPLPGRRSVLRGSLAASAALALPGSVALGSAPALALSGRPTAGWGVQAGDVTAHSGLVWVRSDRPARMIVETSATESFRNPRRWHGPLLGAGTDFTGTTRLRGLPSGEQIHYRVLLADPDDPRRTGEPVTGTFRTTSSKRRSGARFVWSGDLAGQGWGINPDRGGYRIFDAMGALDPDFFLCSGDTIYADGPIAATAALPDGSTWRNVTTEEKSKVAETLAEFRGNFRYNLLDENLKRFNAQVPSIVQWDDHEVTNNWYPGEILTDTRYTEKSVDVLAARARRAFSEYFPISTLRPGAREGRVHRVLRHGPLLDVFVLDMRTYRNANSPDTQTTDPVGILGAEQLEWLKRELSRSRAVWKVIASDMPLGLVVPDTGDGKPNIEAVAQGDPGAPLGRELQIAELLRFVKHRRITGTVWLTADVHYTSAQHYQPSRAAFTDFEPFWEFVSGPLNAGAFPANTLDNTFGPERVFMKAPTTANVSPAGGYQFFGEVDIDGHSGELTVRLREQDGTVLYTKVLQPGLVGQ from the coding sequence ATGTCACATCGTCCGCCGAGTCCCCTGCCCGGTCGCCGCAGCGTGCTGCGCGGCTCGCTCGCCGCGTCGGCCGCGCTGGCGCTGCCCGGTTCCGTCGCGCTCGGTTCGGCGCCGGCGCTGGCCCTGTCGGGGCGGCCGACGGCCGGCTGGGGTGTGCAGGCCGGGGACGTGACCGCGCACTCCGGTCTGGTGTGGGTGCGGTCGGACCGGCCGGCCCGGATGATCGTCGAGACGTCCGCCACCGAGTCGTTCCGCAACCCGCGCAGGTGGCACGGCCCGCTGCTCGGCGCCGGCACGGACTTCACGGGGACGACGCGGCTGCGCGGCCTGCCCTCGGGCGAGCAGATCCACTACCGGGTGCTGCTCGCCGACCCGGACGACCCGCGCCGCACCGGTGAGCCGGTCACCGGCACCTTCCGTACGACGTCGTCGAAACGGCGCTCCGGGGCGCGGTTCGTGTGGTCGGGCGACCTGGCCGGGCAGGGCTGGGGCATCAACCCCGACCGCGGCGGCTACCGCATCTTCGACGCGATGGGCGCGCTGGACCCGGACTTCTTCCTGTGCAGCGGTGACACGATCTACGCCGACGGCCCGATCGCGGCGACGGCCGCGCTGCCCGACGGAAGTACCTGGCGGAACGTCACCACCGAGGAGAAGTCCAAGGTCGCGGAGACGCTCGCCGAGTTCCGGGGCAACTTCCGCTACAACCTGCTGGACGAGAACCTGAAGCGGTTCAACGCGCAGGTCCCCTCGATCGTGCAGTGGGACGACCACGAGGTCACCAACAACTGGTACCCGGGCGAGATCCTCACCGACACCCGGTACACCGAGAAGAGCGTGGACGTGCTCGCCGCCCGGGCACGGCGGGCCTTCAGCGAGTACTTCCCGATCTCCACGCTGCGGCCGGGCGCCCGGGAGGGCCGCGTGCACCGCGTGCTGCGCCACGGACCCCTGCTGGACGTGTTCGTGCTGGACATGCGGACGTACCGCAACGCCAACTCGCCCGACACGCAGACCACCGACCCGGTGGGCATCCTGGGTGCCGAGCAGTTGGAGTGGCTCAAGCGTGAGCTGTCGCGGTCGCGGGCGGTGTGGAAGGTGATCGCCTCCGACATGCCGCTCGGTCTGGTGGTGCCGGACACCGGCGACGGCAAACCGAACATCGAGGCCGTCGCCCAGGGCGACCCGGGCGCGCCGCTCGGGCGGGAGCTGCAGATCGCCGAGCTGCTGCGCTTCGTCAAGCACCGCAGGATCACGGGCACCGTGTGGCTGACGGCCGACGTGCACTACACCTCGGCGCAGCACTACCAGCCGTCGCGGGCCGCCTTCACCGACTTCGAGCCGTTCTGGGAGTTCGTCTCCGGCCCGCTCAACGCCGGCGCCTTCCCGGCGAACACGCTGGACAACACCTTCGGTCCCGAACGGGTGTTCATGAAGGCGCCGACGACGGCGAACGTCTCACCGGCGGGCGGCTACCAGTTCTTCGGAGAGGTCGACATCGACGGCCACAGCGGGGAGCTGACGGTACGGCTGCGGGAGCAGGACGGGACCGTGCTGTACACGAAGGTGCTCCAGCCGGGCCTCGTCGGTCAGTGA
- a CDS encoding trans-sulfuration enzyme family protein gives MNSASTHADDHARTTPRALATEAVHAGRDDLARLGLHAPPIDLSTTYPSYDSRGEAARIDAFATDGAEPEGPPVYGRLGNPTVARFETALARLEGTESAVAFASGMAALSAVLLARASMGLRHVVAVRPLYGCSDHLLTAGLLGTEVTWVDPAGVADALRPDTGLVLVETPANPTLAELDLRALAHACGSVPLLADNTFATPVLQRPVEQGARLVLHSATKYLGGHGDVMAGVVACDEEFAGRLRQIRFATGGVLHPLAGYLLLRGLSTLPVRVRAASATAAELVRRLAADPRVARVHYPRIGGAMIAFEVHGDPHEVIAAVRLITPAVSLGSVDSLIQHPASISHRIVEETDRRGAGVSDRLLRMSVGLEDVEDLWADLDGALCGAAAGASGARGAEEGAALSAGRV, from the coding sequence ATGAACTCAGCGAGCACGCACGCGGACGACCACGCACGCACCACGCCGAGAGCACTGGCCACCGAGGCCGTGCACGCGGGCCGCGACGACCTCGCGCGCCTGGGCCTGCACGCCCCGCCGATCGACCTGTCGACCACCTACCCCTCGTACGACAGCCGGGGCGAGGCCGCCCGCATCGACGCCTTCGCCACGGACGGCGCCGAGCCGGAGGGCCCGCCGGTCTACGGGCGGCTCGGCAACCCGACCGTCGCCCGCTTCGAGACCGCCCTCGCCCGCCTCGAAGGCACCGAAAGCGCGGTCGCGTTCGCCAGCGGAATGGCCGCGCTGAGCGCCGTACTCCTCGCCCGCGCCTCGATGGGCCTGCGCCACGTCGTCGCCGTACGCCCCCTGTACGGCTGCAGCGACCACCTCCTGACCGCCGGGCTGCTCGGCACCGAGGTCACCTGGGTCGACCCGGCCGGCGTCGCGGACGCGCTGCGGCCCGACACCGGACTGGTGCTGGTCGAGACCCCGGCCAACCCCACCCTCGCCGAACTGGACCTGCGGGCCCTCGCCCACGCCTGCGGCTCGGTCCCGCTGCTCGCGGACAACACCTTCGCCACACCCGTCCTGCAGCGACCCGTCGAGCAGGGCGCCCGGCTGGTCCTGCACAGCGCCACCAAGTACCTCGGTGGGCACGGTGACGTCATGGCCGGCGTCGTGGCCTGCGACGAGGAGTTCGCCGGGCGACTGCGTCAGATCCGCTTCGCCACCGGCGGTGTGCTCCACCCGCTCGCCGGCTATCTCCTCCTGCGCGGCCTGTCCACCCTCCCCGTACGCGTCCGCGCGGCCTCGGCGACCGCCGCGGAACTCGTCCGCCGCCTGGCCGCCGACCCGCGTGTCGCCCGGGTCCACTACCCGCGCATCGGCGGCGCCATGATCGCCTTCGAGGTCCACGGCGACCCCCACGAGGTCATCGCCGCCGTCCGGCTGATCACCCCGGCGGTGAGCCTCGGCAGCGTGGACTCCCTGATCCAGCACCCGGCCTCGATCAGCCACCGCATCGTGGAGGAGACCGACCGCCGGGGTGCCGGGGTGAGCGACCGGCTGCTGCGGATGTCGGTGGGCCTGGAGGACGTGGAAGACCTCTGGGCGGACCTGGACGGGGCGCTCTGCGGGGCCGCCGCCGGAGCGAGCGGGGCGCGGGGCGCTGAGGAGGGGGCTGCGCTGTCCGCGGGGCGGGTCTGA
- a CDS encoding Lrp/AsnC family transcriptional regulator: protein MAESVALDPVDLHLLRLLQNDARTTYRDLAAQVGVAPSTCLDRVTRLRRAGVILGHQLRLDPAKLGRGLEALLSVQVRPHRRELVGPFVERIRALPESRTVYHLTGPDDYLVHVAVADMADLQRLVLDGFTSRREVARVETRLIFQQWECGPLLPPDGERIRPT, encoded by the coding sequence ATGGCCGAATCCGTCGCACTCGATCCGGTGGATCTCCACCTCCTGCGGCTCCTGCAGAACGACGCCCGGACGACGTACCGGGATCTCGCCGCACAGGTCGGGGTCGCGCCGTCGACCTGTCTGGACCGGGTGACGCGGCTGCGCCGCGCGGGCGTGATCCTCGGTCATCAGCTGCGGCTGGATCCGGCCAAGCTGGGGCGCGGTCTGGAGGCGCTGTTGTCGGTGCAGGTCAGGCCGCATCGGCGGGAGCTGGTGGGGCCTTTCGTGGAGCGGATCAGGGCACTGCCGGAGTCGCGGACCGTGTACCACCTCACCGGGCCGGACGACTATCTCGTGCATGTGGCGGTCGCGGACATGGCGGATCTGCAACGGCTGGTACTGGACGGGTTCACGTCGCGGCGCGAGGTGGCGCGGGTGGAGACCCGGTTGATCTTCCAGCAGTGGGAGTGCGGACCCCTGTTGCCGCCGGACGGGGAACGAATCCGGCCGACGTAG
- a CDS encoding GNAT family N-acetyltransferase, whose protein sequence is MTSDMSDVTRALDGRTTHHRLRSATAGFRSWWDRRHGHAPPTSDTDARPPLSEGQQAGPSEAAVAVGTGATLMWRMRTTVKDAPGSLAVLCTALAEHRVDILSLQTHPLAEGTVDEFLLRAPEELSATEIGRAVSAAGGTGTWIERGDAHDLVDAPTRILGLATRTALDAAELPLALRQLLGRCTIRSLPATAPGSGRAQESAPVEGVLEETVMRLRAPEGGTITVERPYLPFTPTEFARARALVELDSRLGPRIPRHRDVLTLPEGNDIMVRRADLGDLRAAKAMHERCSPRTLSMRYHGPVGDADRYLRHLLSPRFGRTLAAQTASGRLVGLGHLLWDGDETEIALLVEDDWQRRGIGGELLRRLVDMAADTGCANVYVVTQSSNTGMVAAMRGLGLPIDYQIEEGTLVITARLDEAAAAARSPERSGERAE, encoded by the coding sequence ATGACTTCTGACATGTCTGATGTGACGCGGGCGCTCGACGGCCGCACGACGCACCACCGGCTGCGCTCCGCCACGGCCGGGTTCCGCAGCTGGTGGGATCGGCGCCACGGTCACGCGCCGCCGACGAGCGATACCGACGCCCGGCCGCCGCTCAGCGAGGGGCAGCAGGCCGGGCCGTCCGAGGCGGCCGTCGCCGTGGGCACGGGTGCGACCCTGATGTGGCGGATGCGGACGACGGTGAAGGACGCGCCGGGTTCGCTGGCCGTGCTGTGCACGGCGCTGGCGGAGCACCGGGTCGACATCCTGAGCCTGCAGACGCACCCGCTGGCCGAGGGCACGGTGGACGAGTTCCTGCTCCGCGCGCCCGAGGAGCTGTCGGCCACCGAGATCGGCCGAGCCGTGTCGGCGGCGGGCGGCACGGGCACCTGGATCGAGCGCGGTGACGCCCACGACCTGGTGGACGCGCCGACCCGGATCCTCGGCCTGGCCACCCGCACGGCGCTGGACGCGGCCGAACTTCCGCTCGCGCTGCGGCAGTTGCTGGGACGCTGCACCATCCGCTCGCTGCCCGCCACCGCGCCCGGCTCGGGCCGGGCCCAGGAGAGCGCTCCGGTCGAGGGGGTCCTGGAGGAGACGGTGATGCGACTGCGGGCGCCCGAGGGCGGGACGATCACGGTGGAGCGGCCGTATCTGCCGTTCACGCCGACGGAGTTCGCGCGGGCGCGGGCCCTGGTGGAGCTGGACTCGCGGCTGGGGCCGCGGATCCCGCGCCACCGGGACGTGCTGACGCTGCCCGAGGGCAACGACATCATGGTGCGACGCGCCGACCTCGGGGATCTGCGGGCGGCGAAGGCCATGCACGAGCGGTGCTCTCCGCGCACACTGAGCATGCGGTACCACGGGCCCGTGGGCGACGCCGACCGCTATCTCCGGCACCTGCTCAGCCCCCGCTTCGGACGGACGCTCGCCGCGCAGACGGCGTCCGGCCGGCTCGTCGGACTCGGGCACCTCCTCTGGGACGGCGACGAGACGGAGATCGCGCTGCTCGTCGAGGACGACTGGCAGCGGCGCGGGATCGGCGGCGAACTGCTGCGCAGGCTGGTGGACATGGCGGCGGACACGGGCTGCGCGAACGTGTACGTGGTGACGCAGTCGTCCAACACGGGGATGGTCGCGGCGATGCGGGGGCTCGGGCTGCCGATCGACTACCAGATCGAGGAGGGGACACTGGTGATCACCGCACGGCTGGACGAGGCGGCGGCCGCCGCGCGGTCACCCGAACGGTCGGGCGAGAGGGCCGAGTAA
- a CDS encoding DUF885 domain-containing protein, translating into MSDIKSPLPREVADAYVDDLVALDPVTGTYLGVKESSSRLPDTSPAGQEARAELIRTTLARLDEAERQPGADSDVERRCARLLRERLTAELAVHEADEGLRAVGNMVTPPHEVREVFTITPAKTEEDWAAIAERLRAVPTAYAGYRESLALGLERKLYAGPRPTTTFVGQLTEWADTDGSGRGWFEDFAAAGPDALRTELDEAARAATRAVVELRDWMRDVYAPEVADAPDTVGRERYGRLVRFFTGSDLDLDEAYAYGWAEFHRLLGEMRQEAAKILPGAGTPWVALAHLDEHGRHIEGVDEVRAWLQSLMDEAIEALDGTHFDLAEPVRRVESCIAPPGGAAAPYYSAPTEDFSRPGRTWLPTMGATRFPVYDLVSTWYHEGVPGHHLQLAQWVYVKDDLSRYQATIGGVSANAEGWALYAERLMDELGFLKDAEERLGYLDAQMMRAARVIVDIGMHLELEIPADSPFHPGERWTVDLAQEFFGAHSSRPADFVESELTRYLTMPGQAIGYKLGERAWLLGRENARRRHGDAFDAKAWHMAALSQGSLGLDDLVDELSRL; encoded by the coding sequence ATGTCTGACATCAAGAGCCCGCTGCCCCGCGAGGTCGCCGACGCGTACGTCGACGACCTCGTCGCCCTCGATCCCGTGACCGGTACCTACCTGGGTGTGAAGGAGAGTTCCAGCAGGCTGCCGGACACCTCGCCGGCGGGCCAGGAGGCTCGTGCGGAGCTGATCCGGACGACGCTCGCGCGGCTCGACGAGGCCGAGCGGCAGCCGGGCGCGGACAGTGACGTCGAGCGCCGGTGCGCGCGCCTGCTGCGCGAGCGGCTGACGGCGGAGCTGGCGGTGCACGAGGCCGACGAGGGGCTGCGCGCGGTCGGCAACATGGTCACGCCGCCGCACGAGGTGCGGGAGGTCTTCACCATCACCCCAGCCAAGACCGAGGAGGACTGGGCCGCGATCGCCGAACGCCTGCGCGCGGTGCCCACGGCGTACGCCGGTTACCGCGAGTCCCTCGCGCTCGGCCTGGAGCGGAAGCTGTACGCGGGCCCGCGCCCGACCACTACCTTCGTCGGCCAGCTCACCGAGTGGGCGGACACGGACGGTTCGGGACGCGGCTGGTTCGAGGACTTCGCCGCCGCCGGCCCCGACGCGCTGCGCACCGAACTGGACGAGGCCGCCCGCGCCGCGACCCGGGCCGTGGTCGAGCTGCGTGACTGGATGCGCGATGTGTACGCCCCGGAAGTCGCGGACGCGCCCGACACGGTCGGCCGGGAGCGCTACGGCAGGCTGGTGCGCTTCTTCACGGGCTCGGACCTGGACCTCGACGAGGCGTACGCGTACGGCTGGGCCGAGTTCCACCGGCTGCTCGGCGAGATGCGGCAGGAGGCCGCGAAGATCCTGCCCGGCGCCGGTACACCGTGGGTGGCTCTCGCGCACCTGGACGAGCACGGCCGGCACATCGAGGGCGTCGACGAGGTCCGCGCCTGGCTGCAGTCCCTGATGGACGAGGCGATCGAGGCGCTGGACGGCACGCACTTCGACCTCGCCGAGCCGGTCCGCCGGGTCGAGTCGTGCATCGCCCCGCCCGGCGGCGCGGCGGCCCCCTACTACTCGGCACCGACCGAGGACTTCTCCCGTCCGGGCCGCACCTGGCTGCCGACGATGGGCGCGACCCGCTTCCCGGTGTACGACCTGGTCTCGACCTGGTACCACGAGGGCGTCCCCGGCCACCACCTCCAGCTGGCGCAGTGGGTGTACGTCAAGGACGACCTGTCCCGCTACCAGGCCACGATCGGCGGGGTGAGCGCCAACGCGGAGGGCTGGGCGCTGTATGCGGAGCGGCTGATGGACGAGCTGGGCTTCCTCAAGGACGCGGAGGAGCGCCTCGGTTACCTGGACGCGCAGATGATGCGCGCGGCCCGGGTCATCGTCGACATCGGCATGCATCTGGAGCTGGAGATCCCGGCGGACTCCCCCTTCCACCCGGGCGAGCGCTGGACCGTCGACCTGGCCCAGGAGTTCTTCGGCGCCCACAGCAGCCGCCCGGCGGACTTCGTGGAGAGCGAGCTGACCCGCTATCTGACGATGCCGGGCCAGGCGATCGGCTACAAGCTCGGCGAACGCGCCTGGCTCCTCGGCCGGGAGAACGCCAGGCGCCGTCACGGCGACGCCTTCGACGCCAAGGCCTGGCACATGGCCGCACTGTCCCAGGGGTCCCTGGGCCTGGACGACCTGGTGGACGAGCTGTCCCGGCTGTGA
- a CDS encoding SWIM zinc finger family protein has product MTRSLQAVAYTRPSVLESVAGGLRLGLETSRGATPTGVRDHPRFFSGFLTSPQVAAAGLLAVADVAAARYHQQQLRTSLDPVVTGNGDRLRFESFSGCGGVYARLDVLEPGLDGGEVGHGTTNVDVNNPLREALSRIGGDDPLHLRVGPEELAVTTLDGPVVEKKVPLPDRWLRGFAEAQVVATGFDLRAELPAPEAVRFLGSLPRGGARGASRGAHWVVPAGRSLRPTTRPVPGAVCLPGPERLAALRRVLRHATALRVYGPPVAGAAALASAWEVVLPGMRLTLTLSPEAGRGFSGEGGVLEALATDEAAGDAELIAVLLAWEPRVDVGELAASCGLPADRVRAALTRLGTSGRVGYDTAEAAYFHRELPYDAARVERHNPRLRSARALVAAGAVLLDGDLGTVTAEDGHVHRVRDSAGTLSCSCLWWARYRGGRGPCSHALAVRMVRRGGVAEADGAGVGAGAGVGAGTGGGAR; this is encoded by the coding sequence ATGACGCGATCGCTACAGGCCGTGGCCTACACCCGACCCTCCGTGCTGGAGTCCGTGGCGGGCGGACTCCGGCTCGGGCTGGAGACCTCGCGGGGCGCCACCCCGACGGGGGTCCGGGACCATCCGCGGTTCTTCAGCGGCTTCCTGACCTCCCCCCAGGTGGCTGCGGCGGGGCTGCTGGCGGTGGCCGACGTGGCGGCCGCGCGGTACCACCAGCAGCAGCTGCGGACCTCGCTGGACCCTGTGGTGACGGGCAACGGCGACCGGCTGCGGTTCGAGTCGTTCTCGGGCTGCGGCGGGGTCTACGCTCGCCTGGACGTGCTGGAGCCGGGCCTCGACGGCGGCGAGGTCGGCCACGGCACGACCAATGTGGACGTCAACAACCCGCTGCGGGAGGCGCTGTCCCGGATCGGCGGGGACGATCCTCTCCATCTGCGGGTCGGCCCGGAGGAGTTGGCGGTGACCACCCTGGACGGTCCGGTGGTGGAGAAGAAGGTGCCGCTGCCGGACCGCTGGCTGCGCGGTTTCGCCGAGGCCCAGGTCGTCGCGACCGGCTTCGACCTGCGGGCCGAGCTGCCCGCCCCCGAGGCCGTACGGTTCCTGGGGTCGCTGCCCCGTGGTGGTGCGCGCGGGGCCTCGCGCGGCGCTCACTGGGTCGTGCCCGCCGGTCGCTCCCTGCGGCCGACCACCCGACCGGTGCCGGGCGCGGTGTGCCTGCCCGGTCCGGAGCGGCTGGCGGCGCTGCGGCGGGTCCTTCGTCATGCCACGGCCCTGCGCGTCTACGGCCCGCCGGTGGCCGGTGCCGCCGCCCTGGCCAGTGCCTGGGAAGTCGTTCTGCCCGGTATGCGGCTCACCCTCACGTTGTCCCCGGAGGCCGGGCGCGGCTTCTCCGGCGAGGGCGGTGTCCTGGAGGCACTGGCCACCGACGAGGCCGCCGGGGACGCGGAGCTGATCGCGGTCCTGCTGGCCTGGGAGCCACGTGTCGACGTCGGTGAGCTGGCCGCCTCCTGCGGCCTGCCGGCCGACCGGGTGCGGGCGGCGCTGACCCGGCTGGGCACCTCCGGGCGCGTCGGCTACGACACGGCGGAGGCCGCGTACTTCCACCGCGAACTCCCCTACGACGCCGCCCGGGTCGAGCGGCACAACCCCCGTCTGCGCTCGGCCCGCGCCCTGGTGGCCGCCGGTGCCGTCCTGCTGGACGGCGACCTCGGCACGGTCACCGCCGAGGACGGCCATGTCCATCGCGTACGGGACAGCGCGGGGACCCTGAGCTGCTCCTGCCTCTGGTGGGCGAGGTACCGGGGCGGCCGGGGCCCCTGCTCACACGCGCTGGCGGTCCGCATGGTCCGCCGGGGCGGGGTGGCGGAGGCGGACGGAGCAGGGGTCGGCGCCGGGGCGGGCGTCGGCGCGGGGACCGGCGGGGGTGCGCGATGA
- a CDS encoding DUF6493 family protein: MSSTALIGAVRAGAMSEVIALVDGMTDAERRACVPELKRLRGQLRAESWQFPAQRAYPALHAAGAACQTGAAAVAAWLTGSELRLRQAPPAVLIDVLGDRDPAWLADLVRRLAECPAAAEVPYELMAGLVRLAGCPVPTSEAYVRGWMDHIGWARRNGGTVVGNLRKDPHLGELVAALFETEEIGARGEWRYGEGLNDWTYALTQLTRVGLLDRKVMVDGCVARLLRGGASTADNRTFLGLLTALDLTRDERRERIADWTALCSDGPPTVAAHAQALLAGLALDGELGPRALAEMSDAVLFRTEKKLVRAQLVLLGKVLRQDPSTVAELLPAVARAFGHADTEVQERALKLVERHLPDLGSGDLLHDAVGLLSPGPRARARKLLGAPAARADSEPYQELLPPVPTPTRLAPAPQTAAELAEEVNALLASDGEVGAFERALDGLVRHAYRDREALVAALEPVAARRWWAGREQTAVDRHFREFPDGLEVVVATLFERAGTSTPLPSRDGASEAAGCVHSALAGAFEARLWEVAYQIRAEPLPFLLATPTWSTGALEPEELVTRLDAYRRLGARPGEVDFAQALVRLRRDDSAALASAAVAARELGTREGDRLAEWLLTDVPSQPLQRSRTAGPRILVEFGELPELRSAFFPPAFRRLGRPLSVYRGSWRCPHWRHEEWRHWLAVVPGRPELMAGRVLRDLSLGAIEDTRTGFSFLPTLAEAEGETGEAVRLCVAYGLGARRPEDRLAAVDALLVLAARGRLDAKRLGADLGSLAAVGSVRPSRLAEAIGTAAATGAYGTAWSVLREVLPPLLAALTREGAARTPTRGLGDLLAVAAECAERCGAHGELPHLAAVADRRGSSRLLTQARRLRAALEETSAA; this comes from the coding sequence ATGAGTTCGACGGCGCTGATCGGGGCGGTGCGGGCGGGGGCGATGAGTGAGGTGATCGCTCTGGTGGACGGGATGACGGACGCCGAACGGCGCGCGTGCGTGCCGGAGCTGAAGCGGCTGCGCGGTCAGCTGCGCGCGGAATCCTGGCAGTTTCCGGCCCAGCGGGCGTATCCCGCCCTGCACGCGGCGGGAGCCGCCTGCCAGACGGGCGCCGCCGCCGTGGCGGCCTGGCTCACCGGGTCCGAGCTGCGCCTGCGCCAGGCGCCGCCGGCGGTTCTGATCGACGTGCTCGGCGACCGCGATCCGGCCTGGCTCGCCGACCTCGTGCGCCGCCTGGCGGAGTGCCCCGCCGCCGCCGAGGTGCCGTACGAGCTGATGGCCGGCCTCGTCCGGCTCGCGGGCTGCCCGGTGCCCACGTCCGAGGCCTATGTGCGGGGCTGGATGGACCACATCGGCTGGGCGCGCCGCAACGGGGGCACGGTCGTCGGGAACCTCCGCAAGGACCCGCATCTCGGGGAGCTCGTCGCCGCGCTGTTCGAGACGGAGGAGATCGGCGCCCGCGGCGAGTGGCGGTACGGCGAGGGCCTGAACGACTGGACGTACGCCCTGACCCAGCTCACGAGGGTCGGCCTCCTGGACCGCAAGGTCATGGTCGACGGCTGTGTGGCCCGGCTGCTGCGCGGCGGCGCCTCCACGGCGGACAACAGGACCTTCCTGGGCCTGCTGACCGCGCTCGACCTCACCCGCGACGAGCGGCGCGAGCGGATCGCGGACTGGACGGCGCTGTGCTCCGACGGTCCCCCGACGGTGGCCGCCCACGCCCAGGCGCTCCTCGCCGGGCTCGCCCTGGACGGCGAGCTGGGTCCGCGTGCACTCGCCGAGATGTCGGACGCGGTCCTCTTCCGCACCGAGAAGAAGCTCGTCCGGGCCCAGCTCGTGCTGCTGGGCAAGGTGCTCAGGCAGGATCCGTCCACGGTGGCCGAGCTGCTGCCCGCGGTGGCGCGGGCCTTCGGGCACGCGGACACGGAGGTGCAGGAGAGGGCGCTCAAACTGGTGGAACGGCATCTACCCGACCTCGGTTCCGGTGACCTCCTCCACGACGCCGTCGGCCTGTTGAGCCCCGGCCCGCGGGCGCGGGCCCGGAAGCTCCTGGGCGCCCCGGCCGCGCGGGCCGACTCCGAGCCGTACCAGGAACTGCTGCCGCCCGTCCCGACCCCGACGCGGCTCGCCCCCGCGCCGCAGACGGCGGCCGAACTGGCCGAGGAGGTGAACGCCCTGCTGGCGTCGGACGGCGAGGTGGGCGCGTTCGAGCGGGCGCTGGACGGGCTCGTACGGCACGCGTACCGGGACCGGGAGGCGCTCGTGGCAGCCCTTGAGCCGGTGGCCGCGCGCCGCTGGTGGGCCGGGAGGGAACAGACGGCGGTCGACCGTCATTTCCGCGAGTTCCCGGACGGGCTGGAGGTGGTCGTGGCGACGCTCTTCGAGCGGGCGGGCACGTCAACGCCGCTTCCGTCGCGCGACGGGGCCTCGGAGGCGGCCGGTTGTGTGCACAGCGCTCTGGCCGGGGCGTTCGAGGCCAGGTTGTGGGAGGTCGCGTACCAGATCCGGGCCGAGCCGCTGCCGTTCCTGCTGGCGACGCCCACCTGGAGCACGGGGGCGCTGGAGCCCGAGGAGCTGGTGACACGCCTCGACGCGTACCGTCGGCTGGGGGCGCGTCCGGGTGAGGTGGACTTCGCGCAGGCGCTGGTGCGGCTGCGGCGCGACGACTCGGCCGCGCTCGCGTCGGCGGCGGTGGCGGCCCGGGAGCTGGGCACGCGGGAGGGCGACCGGCTGGCCGAGTGGCTGCTGACCGACGTACCGTCCCAGCCGCTCCAGCGAAGCCGCACGGCCGGGCCGAGGATCCTCGTGGAGTTCGGTGAGCTGCCGGAGCTGCGGAGCGCGTTCTTCCCGCCCGCGTTCCGGCGGCTCGGCCGTCCCCTGTCGGTGTACCGGGGCAGCTGGCGCTGCCCCCACTGGCGCCACGAGGAATGGCGGCACTGGCTCGCGGTGGTGCCGGGCCGTCCGGAGCTGATGGCCGGGCGCGTCCTGCGCGATCTGTCACTGGGGGCCATCGAGGACACCCGCACGGGGTTCTCCTTCCTGCCGACACTGGCCGAGGCGGAGGGGGAGACGGGCGAGGCCGTACGCCTCTGCGTCGCGTACGGCCTGGGTGCGCGGCGTCCCGAGGACCGGCTCGCCGCCGTGGACGCCCTGCTGGTGCTGGCGGCACGGGGGCGGTTGGACGCAAAGCGGCTGGGCGCCGACCTCGGCAGCCTCGCGGCGGTGGGGAGCGTCAGGCCGTCACGGCTCGCCGAGGCGATAGGGACGGCCGCGGCGACCGGGGCGTACGGCACCGCCTGGTCGGTACTGCGCGAGGTGCTGCCGCCGCTGCTCGCCGCCCTCACCCGCGAGGGAGCGGCGCGGACGCCGACGCGGGGCCTCGGGGATCTGCTCGCCGTCGCCGCCGAATGCGCGGAGCGATGCGGGGCACACGGGGAGCTGCCCCATCTCGCGGCGGTGGCGGACCGCCGGGGCTCGTCCCGCCTGCTGACCCAGGCCCGGCGACTGCGGGCGGCGCTGGAGGAGACCTCGGCGGCCTGA